The Nitratidesulfovibrio sp. SRB-5 genome includes a window with the following:
- the hemC gene encoding hydroxymethylbilane synthase, whose product MKKLVIATRGSKLALWQAEHVKSCIEGRHTGVSVELLVLKTRGDIILDVPLAKVGGKGLFVKEIEEALLDGRADLAVHSMKDVPMELPEGLVLGIIPEREEPSDTFLSVHHDSLAALPHGATVGTSSLRRQSQLLALRPDLNVVSLRGNVDTRLRKLSEGQFDAIIMATAGMKRLGLSAPKSEVLGPPAFLPAVGQGALGIEFRGDRADLHELLAFMEHTPTRIRVEAERGFLAGLQGGCQVPIAGHAVMTGADTFALEGLVADLTGARVIRRTMNGVSAPDGAQARQIGLDLAAQLVADGAGEILAEVYGSGEAVN is encoded by the coding sequence ATGAAGAAACTCGTCATCGCCACCCGTGGCAGCAAGCTGGCCCTGTGGCAGGCCGAACACGTCAAATCCTGCATCGAAGGCCGACACACCGGCGTTTCGGTGGAACTGCTGGTCCTGAAGACCCGTGGGGACATCATCCTCGACGTGCCGCTGGCCAAGGTGGGCGGCAAGGGCCTGTTCGTGAAGGAAATCGAAGAGGCGCTGCTGGATGGCCGGGCCGACCTGGCCGTGCACAGCATGAAGGACGTGCCCATGGAACTGCCGGAGGGACTGGTGCTGGGCATCATTCCCGAACGCGAGGAGCCGTCCGACACCTTCCTGTCCGTGCACCACGACTCGCTGGCCGCCCTGCCCCACGGGGCCACCGTGGGCACCAGCAGCCTGCGCCGCCAGTCGCAGTTGCTGGCCCTGCGCCCGGACCTGAACGTGGTCTCCCTGCGCGGCAACGTGGACACCCGGTTGCGCAAGCTTTCCGAGGGCCAGTTCGACGCCATCATCATGGCCACCGCCGGCATGAAGCGCCTTGGCCTTTCCGCGCCCAAAAGCGAAGTGCTGGGTCCGCCCGCCTTCCTGCCCGCCGTGGGGCAGGGCGCGCTGGGCATCGAGTTCCGGGGCGACCGGGCAGACCTGCACGAACTGCTGGCCTTCATGGAACATACCCCCACCCGCATCCGCGTGGAGGCCGAACGCGGCTTCCTGGCCGGGTTGCAGGGCGGCTGCCAGGTGCCCATTGCCGGGCACGCCGTGATGACCGGCGCCGACACCTTTGCCCTGGAAGGCCTTGTGGCCGACCTGACCGGCGCGCGGGTGATCCGCCGCACCATGAACGGCGTCAGCGCCCCCGACGGCGCGCAGGCCCGCCAGATCGGCCTGGACCTTGCCGCGCAACTGGTGGCCGACGGCGCCGGGGAAATCCTGGCCGAGGTGTACGGCAGCGGCGAGGCGGTGAACTAG
- the ybeY gene encoding rRNA maturation RNase YbeY has translation MLVLRRAPGMGWMLPLAPGELRAVFAAMQEATGLAGCTVELDLVGDEEIARLNAAHLGCTGPTNILSFPAHDGGPHDGAHASSPDRSHGGPHDGPDEDAPCHLGWLVLSLDTWRRECQLYGQEPVEHALRLLAHGLGHLAGYDHGPEMDEFTDAALEAALETALAVLTAQA, from the coding sequence ATGCTGGTATTGCGCCGCGCCCCCGGCATGGGCTGGATGCTGCCCCTGGCCCCCGGCGAATTGCGCGCCGTGTTCGCGGCCATGCAGGAGGCCACCGGCCTTGCCGGATGCACCGTGGAACTGGATCTGGTGGGCGACGAGGAAATCGCCCGCCTGAACGCCGCGCACCTTGGCTGCACCGGCCCCACCAACATCCTGTCCTTTCCCGCCCATGACGGCGGACCGCACGACGGCGCGCATGCCAGTTCACCTGACCGTTCGCATGGCGGGCCGCATGACGGGCCGGACGAAGATGCCCCCTGCCACCTCGGCTGGCTGGTGCTGTCGCTGGATACCTGGCGGCGCGAATGCCAGCTGTACGGGCAGGAACCGGTGGAACATGCCCTGCGCCTGCTGGCGCACGGGCTAGGCCACCTTGCCGGGTACGACCACGGCCCGGAAATGGACGAGTTCACCGACGCCGCGCTGGAGGCCGCGCTGGAGACCGCGCTGGCGGTTCTGACCGCACAGGCCTAG
- a CDS encoding DUF4254 domain-containing protein produces the protein MQTLHAVAALLTECFDAQHKATADWHVAEPPAHEPAPVETNAAETVADAALLHRLVLAQHLMNFRLWHVEDTARRTDVGADVIADCKRAIDGLNQRRNDYMEKVDACLVALLRPQLPAPAPGQRPRHNTESLGMAVDRLSILSLKVFHMEEQAERADAAPDHRERCAAKLAVLREQRADLARAVLDLTGEFLEGRKQPKAYYQFKMYNDPSLNPELYNNAKG, from the coding sequence ATGCAGACCCTTCATGCCGTGGCAGCGCTGCTCACGGAATGCTTCGACGCCCAGCACAAGGCCACCGCCGACTGGCACGTGGCCGAGCCCCCGGCGCACGAGCCTGCGCCCGTTGAGACGAACGCGGCGGAGACCGTGGCCGACGCGGCCCTGCTGCACCGGCTGGTGCTGGCCCAGCACCTGATGAACTTCCGCCTGTGGCACGTGGAAGACACCGCCCGCCGCACCGACGTGGGCGCCGATGTCATTGCGGACTGCAAGCGCGCCATCGACGGCCTGAACCAGCGCCGCAACGACTACATGGAAAAGGTGGACGCCTGCCTGGTGGCGCTGCTGCGCCCGCAACTGCCCGCGCCCGCCCCCGGCCAGCGCCCGCGCCACAACACCGAGTCGCTGGGCATGGCCGTGGATCGGCTGTCCATCCTCAGCCTGAAGGTCTTCCACATGGAAGAGCAGGCCGAACGCGCCGACGCCGCGCCCGACCATCGCGAACGCTGCGCCGCCAAGCTGGCCGTGCTGCGTGAGCAGCGCGCCGACCTGGCCCGGGCCGTGCTGGACCTGACCGGGGAGTTCCTGGAAGGCCGCAAGCAGCCCAAGGCCTACTACCAGTTCAAGATGTACAACGATCCCAGTCTCAACCCCGAGTTGTACAACAACGCGAAGGGGTAG
- a CDS encoding ARMT1-like domain-containing protein — translation MRKLPEFDAVRDIRLRKDPYFDAWIYNFMTENNLEHLMNPTLIATPEQLRFMVSLADDQVYVPCSDDTFRLLTAQDKPRALQDQYNRAWRIIMRLVRSATHIEKQVKRRIMQYCRHRFRLHISQHTAIPSRVVKRLTSIVLTQSGQEDPWEGRKQSANRKARALLQDPALQRLLRRPPATLDPHRDIVDMRWELDLTELVRLLHVAMRGRRWLECPPSPLEVEQALESVGAPSAQLRLLFGPETEPRKKILYLCDGDGGVMFDLAVIRVLLRMGHQVVLALKEGFFFYAPMIWDAESDPVLKEEMESAFILHDDRVTKNDLLRHLREHRFVVISDGTRERLNLYRASVTFARAWKECDVVMAKGWRADHTFLRTSHQFTRDVVCFWCDDDGQCHITCKPRATGVRKFTEKDLTGKADEIIEAMREARQQGKAVMFYSCIIGSIPGQTKTAINVVDTFVRHLREKLDTTFIINPAEHFEEGMDGDDLMFMWERVQRSGLIDVWRFQTVEDIETSFALQERKVPSVWAGKDSTYSTGCTKEMQIALDMQKKHRELQIIGPSPDNFFRRREYGVGKYFDVGISG, via the coding sequence ATGCGAAAGCTGCCCGAGTTCGACGCCGTCAGGGACATCCGCCTGCGCAAGGACCCCTATTTCGACGCGTGGATCTACAATTTCATGACCGAGAACAATCTCGAACACCTCATGAACCCCACGCTCATCGCCACCCCGGAGCAGTTGCGCTTCATGGTGTCCCTGGCCGACGACCAGGTCTACGTCCCCTGTTCGGACGACACCTTCCGCCTGCTCACCGCGCAGGACAAGCCCCGCGCGCTGCAGGATCAGTACAACCGCGCGTGGCGCATCATCATGCGCCTGGTGCGCAGCGCCACCCACATCGAAAAGCAGGTCAAGCGGCGCATCATGCAGTACTGCCGCCACCGCTTCCGCCTGCACATCAGCCAGCACACCGCCATCCCCTCGCGGGTGGTCAAGCGTTTGACCAGCATCGTGCTTACCCAGTCCGGACAGGAGGACCCGTGGGAAGGCCGCAAGCAGTCCGCCAACCGCAAGGCCCGCGCCCTGTTGCAGGACCCCGCGTTGCAGCGCCTGCTGCGCCGCCCCCCGGCCACCCTGGACCCGCACCGCGACATCGTGGACATGCGCTGGGAACTGGACCTTACGGAACTGGTCCGGCTGCTGCACGTGGCCATGCGTGGCCGCCGCTGGCTGGAATGTCCGCCCTCGCCGCTGGAAGTGGAACAGGCGCTGGAGTCGGTGGGCGCGCCTTCCGCCCAGTTGCGCCTGCTGTTCGGCCCGGAAACCGAGCCGCGCAAGAAGATCCTGTACCTGTGCGACGGCGACGGCGGGGTCATGTTCGACCTGGCCGTCATTCGCGTGCTGCTGCGCATGGGGCACCAGGTGGTGCTGGCCCTGAAGGAAGGGTTCTTCTTCTACGCGCCCATGATCTGGGACGCGGAGTCCGACCCGGTGCTGAAGGAAGAGATGGAATCCGCCTTCATCCTGCATGACGACCGGGTGACCAAGAACGACCTGTTGCGCCACCTGCGCGAGCACCGCTTCGTGGTCATTTCCGACGGCACGCGCGAACGGCTGAACCTGTACCGCGCCAGCGTCACCTTTGCCCGCGCCTGGAAGGAATGCGACGTGGTTATGGCCAAGGGCTGGCGCGCCGACCATACCTTTTTGCGCACCAGCCACCAGTTCACCCGCGACGTCGTGTGCTTCTGGTGCGACGACGACGGGCAGTGCCACATCACCTGCAAGCCCCGCGCGACCGGGGTGCGCAAGTTCACCGAAAAGGACCTGACCGGCAAGGCCGACGAGATCATCGAGGCCATGCGCGAGGCGCGCCAGCAGGGCAAGGCGGTGATGTTCTACAGCTGTATCATCGGCTCCATTCCCGGCCAGACCAAGACCGCCATCAACGTCGTGGACACCTTTGTCCGCCACCTGCGCGAGAAGCTGGACACCACCTTCATCATCAACCCCGCCGAGCACTTCGAGGAAGGCATGGACGGCGACGACCTGATGTTCATGTGGGAACGGGTCCAGCGCAGCGGCCTCATCGACGTCTGGCGTTTCCAGACCGTTGAGGATATAGAGACGAGCTTCGCGTTGCAGGAACGCAAGGTGCCCTCGGTGTGGGCGGGCAAGGATTCCACCTACTCCACCGGCTGCACCAAGGAAATGCAGATCGCCCTCGACATGCAGAAGAAGCACCGCGAACTCCAGATCATCGGCCCGTCGCCGGACAACTTCTTCCGCCGCCGCGAATACGGCGTGGGCAAGTACTTCGACGTGGGCATCAGCGGATAA
- a CDS encoding FmdB family zinc ribbon protein, producing MPIYEYECTACGKKFEELVFGDDLPPCPACGSARTEKQLSCACFKMPAPSRVGQTVTFPKSSRGGCSGCSGGNCSTCN from the coding sequence ATGCCCATCTATGAATACGAATGCACCGCCTGCGGCAAGAAGTTCGAGGAACTCGTCTTTGGTGACGACCTGCCCCCCTGCCCGGCCTGCGGTTCCGCCCGTACCGAAAAGCAGCTGTCCTGCGCCTGCTTCAAGATGCCCGCGCCTTCGCGCGTGGGGCAGACCGTGACCTTCCCCAAGTCCAGCCGTGGCGGCTGTTCCGGGTGTTCGGGCGGCAACTGCTCCACATGCAACTAG
- the gatB gene encoding Asp-tRNA(Asn)/Glu-tRNA(Gln) amidotransferase subunit GatB has product MALYEAVIGLEVHAQLRTRSKLFCSCSTAFGSAPNTNVCEVCSGMPGVLPVPNARAVEYAARMGMAVNCTVNPVSVFARKNYFYPDLPKGYQISQFETPICEHGHLNISVNGQTRRIGITRIHMEDDAGKNIHSAGDNASYVDLNRSGVPLIEIVSEPDMRSAEEAVAYLKALHAIVVYLGICDGNMEEGSFRCDANVSIRPRGQQEFGTRAELKNLNSFRNVQRAIEYEIARQQDVLEDGDAVVQETRLYDAVKNVTVSMRGKEEAHDYRYFPDPDLMPVRIAEDDLARWRADLPELPLARRARLMEQHGLSDQDADVLTADKALADFFEAATAACGQPKKVANLMQGALLRELNQRAVAVDAIAMRPEALGELVRIVEAGLISAKIANDIFGELVETGAMPEAFVKERGLVQISDTSAIETAVDEAIAENPAEVEAYKGGKTKLISFFMGQIMRKTKGKANPALVTELLQKKLG; this is encoded by the coding sequence ATGGCCTTGTATGAAGCCGTCATCGGGCTGGAAGTGCACGCCCAGTTGCGCACGCGGTCCAAGCTGTTCTGTTCCTGCTCCACCGCGTTCGGGTCGGCCCCCAACACCAACGTGTGCGAGGTGTGCTCCGGCATGCCCGGCGTGCTGCCGGTGCCCAACGCCCGCGCCGTGGAATACGCCGCGCGCATGGGCATGGCCGTGAACTGCACGGTGAACCCCGTCTCGGTGTTCGCGCGCAAGAACTATTTCTACCCGGACCTGCCCAAGGGGTACCAGATTTCGCAGTTCGAAACGCCCATCTGCGAGCATGGCCACCTGAATATCTCCGTGAACGGCCAGACGCGCCGCATCGGCATCACGCGCATCCACATGGAGGACGACGCGGGCAAGAACATCCACTCGGCGGGCGACAACGCCAGCTACGTGGACCTGAACCGCTCTGGCGTGCCGCTCATCGAGATCGTCAGCGAGCCGGACATGCGCAGCGCCGAGGAGGCCGTGGCCTACCTGAAGGCCCTGCATGCCATCGTGGTGTACCTGGGCATCTGCGACGGCAACATGGAGGAAGGCAGCTTCCGCTGTGACGCCAACGTTTCCATCCGGCCCAGAGGGCAGCAGGAATTCGGCACCCGCGCGGAACTGAAGAACCTGAACTCGTTCCGCAACGTGCAGCGGGCCATCGAGTACGAAATCGCCCGCCAGCAGGACGTGCTGGAGGACGGCGACGCCGTGGTGCAGGAAACCCGCCTGTACGACGCGGTGAAGAACGTCACCGTGTCCATGCGCGGCAAGGAAGAAGCCCACGACTACCGCTATTTCCCCGACCCGGACCTGATGCCCGTGCGCATCGCGGAAGACGATCTGGCCCGCTGGCGCGCCGACCTGCCGGAACTGCCGCTGGCGCGCAGGGCGCGGCTCATGGAACAGCACGGCCTGTCCGATCAGGACGCCGACGTGCTGACCGCAGACAAGGCGCTGGCCGACTTTTTCGAGGCGGCCACGGCGGCCTGCGGCCAGCCCAAAAAGGTGGCCAACCTGATGCAGGGCGCTCTGTTGCGCGAACTGAACCAGCGCGCCGTGGCCGTGGACGCCATCGCCATGCGCCCCGAGGCTCTGGGCGAACTGGTGCGCATCGTCGAGGCCGGGCTGATCAGCGCCAAGATCGCCAACGACATCTTCGGCGAACTGGTGGAAACCGGCGCCATGCCCGAAGCCTTCGTGAAGGAGCGCGGGCTGGTGCAGATTTCCGACACCTCTGCCATCGAAACCGCCGTGGACGAGGCCATCGCCGAAAACCCGGCGGAAGTGGAAGCCTACAAGGGCGGCAAGACCAAGCTTATCAGCTTCTTCATGGGGCAGATCATGCGCAAGACCAAGGGCAAGGCCAACCCGGCCCTGGTTACGGAACTGCTGCAGAAGAAGCTGGGATAG
- a CDS encoding D-sedoheptulose 7-phosphate isomerase yields MTDNARQIVLEHATEGARLRERYFQQNADRVVELALQMALTLARGRKIMFCGNGGSAADAQHLAAEFVNRFMMERPPLPALALTTDSSILTAIGNDYGFEQVFQKQVQALGQPGDMLVGISTSGNSPNVVLAFKAAREKGVTTVGMTGRGGGEMAALCDYLLDVSDRRTPLVQEIHITVGHLLCQLTDHFLFENVLALQPYLEGKAPE; encoded by the coding sequence ATGACCGACAACGCCCGCCAGATCGTGCTCGAACACGCCACCGAAGGTGCCAGGCTTCGTGAACGCTATTTCCAGCAGAACGCCGACCGCGTGGTGGAACTGGCCCTCCAGATGGCCCTCACCCTTGCCCGTGGCCGCAAGATCATGTTCTGCGGCAACGGCGGCAGTGCCGCCGACGCCCAGCACCTGGCCGCCGAATTCGTCAACCGCTTCATGATGGAGCGCCCCCCCCTGCCCGCGCTGGCCTTGACCACCGACAGCTCGATACTTACCGCCATAGGCAACGACTACGGCTTCGAGCAGGTCTTCCAGAAGCAGGTGCAGGCACTGGGACAGCCCGGCGACATGCTGGTGGGCATTTCCACCTCCGGCAACAGCCCCAACGTGGTGCTGGCCTTCAAGGCCGCGCGCGAAAAGGGCGTGACCACCGTGGGCATGACCGGGCGCGGCGGCGGCGAAATGGCCGCGCTGTGCGACTACCTGCTGGACGTTTCCGACCGGCGCACCCCGCTGGTGCAGGAAATCCACATCACCGTGGGCCACCTGCTGTGCCAGTTGACCGACCATTTCCTGTTCGAGAACGTGCTGGCCCTGCAACCGTACCTGGAAGGCAAGGCGCCGGAATAG
- a CDS encoding HD family phosphohydrolase translates to MNATKQQIPARRKAISVESVAAPFRWLARHQAGPGLLFFCLAMVALSVLAGANLSPSVRLYVAGEIASQEVTADRDLLVEDVQGTRARRDQVAQLQPAVFDLSREPVTALRQRVHEIFLAVNHADPAEQEQLRWQLAEALGTEITERTINVLASEELQTLVTTRALPWLESRLAEGVSADTRIVLQFKGGVLLRDLATGSETLRSDLQNLHDLRSVVSELSQNLKNETKASLAVRRTAVLLLSPLLSPTLTLNREATDARVAEMTAAVEPVFYRIQKGEVVVRQGERVSREHQMKLQALWARKGEKVHLATVAGVLLTSLLLGAGMLFSPSGRMGSAVRQKDLFFVALLLLVFALMSKGLTLLGQRVLEQGASLTPEVLAFAFPVAGAAGLAALIFSARRYCVTGLLLAFFCTVLAGGGLPLFMFYFLGAMWNTWLVTRAQTRQDVVWSTLPLCAGQLLIWLGATALGGHVDPAAMAWGVLAVAVNAMLSLLLLFALSPIIELCLGYTTRFRLMELMNLEQPLLQDLMVAVPGTYHHSLIVSNMVEAGAKAIGANSLLCKVAALYHDIGKLSRPEYFIENQFGGRNKHDKLAPSMSALILTSHVKKGVELAQQHRLGQEIVDIIGQHHGARVIRYFYQKAVNQGENPREQDYQYPGPRPQTREAAIVMLADAVEASSRTLVDPTPARIKGHIDTIVKGIFAEGQLDESELTFKDLHKLGENFHRILTGLFHQRIGYPDAAKPGQPDRSPDRDAPKCGEKGAEKCPDKNGDKASDKSGKTVEKNGGNGDAPNPVCPVCPPPCPDTATTAPCPVCDEPQPPMPCCYGTLDGGNGDGPVKTDAPVNAPAGTSANARANTPPDTPPDTPGDTPESAAAEAGAKPSKPV, encoded by the coding sequence CGTGCGGCTGTACGTGGCCGGTGAAATCGCCTCGCAAGAGGTGACCGCCGACCGCGACCTGCTGGTGGAGGACGTGCAGGGCACCCGCGCCCGGCGCGACCAGGTGGCCCAGTTGCAGCCCGCCGTGTTCGACCTGAGCCGCGAGCCGGTCACCGCCCTGCGCCAGCGGGTGCACGAAATCTTCCTGGCCGTGAACCACGCCGACCCGGCGGAACAGGAACAGCTGCGCTGGCAGTTGGCCGAGGCCCTGGGCACGGAAATCACCGAGCGCACCATCAACGTGCTGGCCAGCGAGGAATTGCAAACCCTCGTGACCACCCGCGCCCTGCCGTGGCTGGAATCGCGCCTGGCGGAAGGCGTTTCCGCCGATACGCGCATTGTGCTCCAGTTCAAGGGCGGCGTGCTGCTGCGCGACCTGGCCACCGGCAGCGAAACCCTGCGCAGCGACCTGCAGAACCTGCACGACCTGCGGTCCGTGGTTTCCGAACTGAGCCAGAACCTGAAGAACGAGACCAAGGCCTCGCTGGCCGTGCGCCGCACCGCCGTGCTGCTGCTGTCCCCGCTGCTCTCGCCCACCCTGACCCTGAACCGCGAGGCCACCGATGCCCGCGTGGCGGAAATGACCGCCGCCGTGGAACCGGTGTTCTACCGCATCCAGAAGGGCGAGGTGGTGGTGCGCCAGGGCGAGCGGGTAAGCCGCGAGCACCAGATGAAGTTGCAGGCCCTGTGGGCGCGCAAGGGCGAAAAGGTGCACCTGGCCACGGTGGCCGGGGTGTTGCTGACCTCGCTGCTGCTGGGCGCGGGCATGCTGTTTTCGCCCAGCGGGCGCATGGGTTCCGCCGTGCGCCAGAAGGACCTGTTCTTCGTGGCGCTGCTGCTGCTGGTGTTCGCCCTGATGTCCAAAGGGTTGACCCTGCTGGGCCAGCGGGTGCTGGAACAGGGGGCGTCGCTGACGCCGGAGGTGCTGGCCTTCGCCTTTCCCGTGGCCGGAGCCGCAGGCCTTGCCGCGCTGATCTTTTCCGCCCGACGCTACTGCGTCACCGGGCTGCTGCTGGCCTTCTTCTGCACCGTGCTGGCGGGCGGGGGGCTGCCCCTGTTCATGTTCTATTTCCTGGGCGCCATGTGGAACACCTGGCTGGTGACCCGCGCCCAGACCCGCCAGGACGTGGTGTGGAGCACCCTGCCGCTGTGCGCGGGCCAACTGCTGATCTGGCTGGGCGCAACCGCCCTTGGCGGGCACGTGGACCCGGCGGCCATGGCGTGGGGGGTGCTGGCAGTTGCGGTCAACGCCATGCTCTCGCTGCTGCTGCTGTTCGCCCTGTCTCCCATCATCGAGCTGTGCCTAGGCTACACCACGCGCTTCCGGCTGATGGAGCTGATGAACCTGGAACAGCCGCTGTTGCAGGACCTGATGGTGGCCGTGCCCGGCACCTACCACCATTCGCTCATCGTCTCGAACATGGTGGAGGCCGGGGCCAAGGCCATCGGCGCCAACAGCCTGCTGTGCAAGGTGGCCGCGCTGTACCACGACATCGGCAAGCTGAGCCGCCCGGAATACTTCATCGAAAACCAGTTCGGCGGGCGCAACAAGCACGACAAGCTGGCCCCGTCCATGAGCGCGCTTATTCTCACCTCGCACGTCAAGAAGGGCGTGGAACTGGCCCAGCAGCACCGGCTGGGGCAGGAAATCGTGGACATCATCGGCCAGCACCACGGCGCGCGGGTAATCCGCTACTTCTACCAGAAGGCCGTGAACCAGGGCGAAAACCCGCGCGAGCAGGACTACCAGTACCCCGGCCCGCGCCCCCAGACGCGCGAGGCGGCCATCGTCATGCTGGCCGATGCCGTGGAGGCATCCAGCCGCACCCTGGTGGACCCCACTCCGGCGCGCATCAAGGGGCACATCGACACCATCGTCAAGGGCATCTTTGCCGAGGGGCAGCTTGACGAGTCGGAACTGACCTTCAAGGACCTGCACAAGCTGGGCGAAAACTTCCACCGCATCCTCACCGGGCTGTTCCACCAGCGCATCGGCTACCCGGATGCGGCCAAACCCGGCCAGCCTGATCGCAGTCCGGACCGGGACGCACCCAAATGCGGCGAGAAAGGCGCGGAAAAGTGCCCGGACAAAAACGGGGACAAGGCCAGCGACAAGAGCGGCAAGACCGTGGAGAAGAACGGCGGGAACGGGGATGCGCCCAATCCTGTCTGTCCCGTCTGCCCGCCCCCCTGCCCCGACACCGCCACCACTGCGCCCTGCCCGGTCTGCGACGAACCGCAACCGCCCATGCCCTGCTGCTACGGCACGCTGGACGGCGGCAACGGCGACGGCCCGGTGAAAACGGATGCCCCCGTGAACGCTCCGGCGGGCACCTCTGCGAACGCTCGCGCGAACACTCCCCCGGACACTCCCCCGGACACGCCCGGGGACACGCCGGAATCCGCCGCCGCCGAGGCGGGGGCCAAGCCCTCCAAGCCCGTCTAG
- a CDS encoding NAD(+)/NADH kinase: MHTALRSILIVTKSGHREAEALGERMRAWLAARGLSARVVENTGDAVSLAVAGQECSLALVLGGDGTILGVARRLLGSGVPLLGVNLGKVGFLAEVAATRWESSLERLLSGGVTVQERLALSFRVERDGATVHSGGAVNDVVINRGILARVINLDLRVGSERLGELRADGLIVSTPTGATGYSVSARGPLVHPQLHVYTVTPICPFLNNLLPLVLPGEARLSVTVRDRTNEVYLTQDGQEGYALQAGDVVHVERAPGGMLFATIEELSYYRKLKAKGFIKDQA; encoded by the coding sequence ATGCACACCGCGCTTCGTTCCATTCTCATCGTCACCAAGTCGGGCCACCGCGAGGCGGAGGCCCTTGGCGAACGCATGCGCGCCTGGCTGGCCGCGCGTGGCCTTTCGGCGCGCGTGGTGGAGAACACGGGCGATGCCGTGTCGCTGGCCGTGGCCGGGCAGGAATGCAGCCTGGCCCTGGTGCTGGGCGGCGATGGCACCATCCTTGGCGTGGCCCGGCGGCTGCTGGGCTCCGGGGTGCCCCTGCTGGGCGTGAACCTGGGCAAGGTGGGCTTTCTGGCAGAGGTGGCCGCCACCCGCTGGGAATCCAGTCTGGAACGGCTGCTGTCCGGCGGCGTCACCGTGCAGGAGCGACTGGCCCTGTCCTTTCGCGTGGAGCGCGATGGGGCCACGGTGCATTCCGGCGGCGCGGTGAACGACGTGGTCATCAATCGCGGCATCCTGGCGCGGGTCATCAACCTGGACCTGCGCGTGGGGTCCGAGCGGCTGGGCGAACTGCGCGCCGACGGGCTGATCGTTTCCACCCCCACCGGGGCCACGGGCTATTCCGTGTCCGCGCGCGGGCCGCTGGTGCATCCGCAACTGCACGTGTACACGGTGACGCCCATCTGCCCGTTTCTGAACAACCTGCTGCCGCTGGTGCTGCCAGGCGAGGCGCGCCTTTCGGTGACGGTGCGCGACCGCACCAACGAAGTCTACCTGACCCAGGACGGGCAGGAAGGCTACGCCCTGCAAGCGGGCGACGTGGTGCACGTGGAGCGCGCGCCCGGCGGCATGCTGTTCGCCACCATCGAGGAACTTTCGTACTACCGCAAGCTGAAGGCCAAGGGGTTCATCAAGGATCAGGCCTAG